In the Desulfuromonas sp. DDH964 genome, CGTCACCAGCGCCCGGCCACGCCGCAGCACCTGCATGCCGTAGCGGTCGCGCAGCGCGTCGATCGCCTGCTGCAGGGCGAGCTGGTGGGGGGACGGGCCAGCGGCGGTGAAGAGATCGACCTGGGGGGAGACCGGACCGAGGCGGGTGCAGGCGAGGCGCAGCCCCTTGACCCGCAGCCGCCGGCTGCAGGCACGGCGGAAGAGCTCTTCGGCCGCCGCCAGCAGCACCAGGTCGTGGTTCTGCGCTGCCGGCAGGCGCTGGCGGCACTCCTCGCGTACGCCGTCGACATAAAAGAGGGTCAGCGCCAGTTCCGCCGTCCCCGCTCCCTGGCGGCGCAGCCGCCGCCCGCAGCTCTCCGCCAGGCGGCAGAGTTCGGCGAGGAGCAGCTCGTCGTCATTCTCCTCGCGGGAGAGGAAGGCCTCCTCGACCACGCCGGGTGCCTGCCGCGGCGGCAGCACCGGCGAGGGGTCGATGCCGCGGGCGCGCTGGTGCAGCAGCGGCGCCAGCGGCCCGAAGGGGAGGCGCAGCTGGGCGATGGATAGCCGCGCCAGCTCCTCGACCCGGCGCAGGTTGAGCTCCTGCGTCAACGCCAGCTGGCGGGCGGCGCCGATCCCCGGCAGCACCGTCACCGGCAGCGGCCCGAGAAACCCTTCCTCGGCGCCGCGCAGCACGTCGCAGACCCCGGGGCGCTCGAGGTAGCCGGCGGCGATGCGGCTGACCAGCTTGTTGCCGGCGACGCCGACGGAGCCGGCCAGGTGCAGCCGCGCGGCGAGCTCTCGCTCCAGGCGCGCGGCGGCGTCGCGCCCCGGCCCGAGCAGCCGCCCGCAGCCGGTCAGGTCGAGGAAGAGGCGGCCGGCGGCGGCCGGCTCGATCAGCGGCGAGTAGGCGGCGCTGACCGCGAGCAGGGCGCGGCCGGCGCGACCGAGCAGTTCGGGGTCGGGGGGGAGGAGGAGCAGCGCCGGGCAGCGGCGCCGGGCCTGGAAGAGCGGCATGCCGGCGAAGACGCCGTCGGCGGCCGCCTCGGCGGAGACGCACTGCAACAGGGCGCGCTCCGAGTGGCCGGGGGCAACAGCGACCGGGCGACCGCGCAGCGATGAATCGACGACCCGGGCGACGGCGACGGCAAAGGCGGGGATCTGCAGGTGGAGGATATCGCGGGGCATGGGAAAGACGGACTAAATACAGTGGCGGATCACCCCGACCACCACTCCCTCGATGCGGAACTCTTCGCTGCCGTCGAGGAGGATCGGCTGCAGCGCCGGATTGGCGGGGTGGAGTTCGACGACCGCCCCTTTTTGCAGCAGGCGCTTCACCGTCGCCTCGCCGTTGATCAGGGCGACCACGGTCTGACCGCTCTCGGCGCGAGCCTGCTTGCGCACCACCACGTAGTCACCATCGAGAATGCCGTCGCCGATCATCGAATCGCCCCGCACCCGCAGCACGAAGTTTTCCCCTGGGCCGACCATCGACGGCGGCACCTCGATGGTATCGGCGGTAGCGATCGCCTCGATCGGCTTGCCGGCGGCGACCGTCCCGGCCAGCGGCAGTTCCAGTGCCGCCCCCTGCGGCCGCAGCACCCGCAGACCGCGGCGGGCGTTCCAGTCGCGGGAAAGCGCCCCCTCGCGTTCGAGGCGCACCAGGTAGTTCTGCACCGTGCCGAGGGAGCTGAACCCGAAGGCGCGGGCGATCTCCTGCTGCGACGGGGCGTACCCCTCGCGCTCGGTGTGGGCGAGGATGAAGTCGAGGACGGCTTTCTGCTTGGGGGTCAACGGGCTCATGGCATCCTCCAATGTGGTGGATGCTAGAATATGCGTAAGTTATGCGTAAGTCAAGGGGGAGGGGATTATGGCGATTGCCGCCCGCCAGCGCTTCAGACGAGGTCGGGGTTGTGGAGGAATTCGCCGAGCAGGTAGGACTCCGCCTTCTCCTCCTCCAGCCCCGCCGCCATCATCTGCTCCAGTTCCCAGTCGATATGGCGCTGCAGGGCGAGCAAATGTTCCTGCAGCCGCCCCTCGCGCTCGATACGCAGCAACAGGTCGGGCCGGCAGGTGGTAAGATAATCGAGGCGCATCCGGCCGAACCGGTTCAATTGATCCATGGTTCTCCTCACGTGGTTGCCTGACGCTGATTGTTACGGCCAAGAGTAAGGGTCCGATGAGGAGCGGATAAAAAGGGGACGAGGCGCCAATCGGCCCCTCACCGAACGCTCATCCGGCCGCAACAGTTCGCGCCCACGCTGAACGCCAATCCCGCCAGGAGGGTCACCATGCTCCGCAATATCACCGCCCGGCTCTACGCCGACCGACCCGACGAAACCCTCTACCACTACACCACCCTCAGAGGGCTGCTCGGCATTATCGGCAGCCGGACCCTCTGGGCCAGCGATATCCGCTATCTCAACGACTCAGCAGAGATGAAACACGCTGCCGACCTGATCAAGCGGGAGATCGCCCGCCGCATCGCCGCCGGCCACCCCAATCCGAAGTTGTTGAACCAGTTCCAGTACTGGGTCGGCCACCGCGTCACCCACGGCCACATGCTCTTCTCCGCTTCCTTCCGCAGCAACGGCAACCTCCTCAGCCAGTGGCGCGGCTACAGCACGCACGGCAAGGGGGTGAGCATCGGCTTCGATCCGGAGCAGATCGTCGCCCTCGCCCGGGCCCAGGATTTTCAGGTCGGGCGCTGCATCTACGCCCCGGCGCGGCAGCAGGAGCTGATCGGCACCGTGGTCGACGCGGTGGAGGCGGTCGCCGAAGAACAGGGGGAGTGCACCGACCCGGAGCGCCGTTCCCCCGACCAGTCCTACCACGACAGCTTCGAACTGGTGGAAAGCGACCTGCTGCGCATCGCTGCCATTCTTAAGCACCCCTCCTTTCAGGAGGAGGATGAGTGGCGGGTGGTTTCGCCGGTTTTCAGCGATCTCGCCACGGCACCGATCCACTTCCGCGAAGGGACCTCGATGCTCGTCCCCTACCTCGAATTCGGCCTTACCACCGGGGAGGAGACGCTGCAACTGGAACACCTCTTCCTCGGCCCCTCCCCCAACATCAGCATTTCGATGAACTCCCTGGAACTCTGCCTCGCCCACCACGGCATCCGCCCGGCTGCCGGCATCAGCTACTGCCAGATCCCCTACCGACAACGTTAGCGAACCTGGAAAGCCTTGCACCCGCCATGTGTCTCATGCGTCTCATGGGACACATAGGGCATATGGGACCCATGAAATCTTGCCCCAGCTACGCCCTCGCGCCAAGGGCGACGACCAGGCGCAGGCTGACCGCGTAGAGGAGCGGCAGCAACAGTGGAGCGGTCAGCGCCCAAGCGCAAAGGGCGGCGCCACCGGCATTCGCCAGAGTGTGGAGGAGATCGTCGGTTGCCGCGACCGGAGTGGCTGCCGGAAACCAGGCGCCGCCGAGGCGCAGGTAGGGCCAGGCGAGGAGCAACTGCAGCGGCCAGGCGGCATAATTGCCGGCCTGCACCGCTAAAGGGTTGAGTCGCAGCGGCAGCGCAACCACCAGGCAGAGGAGGCTCGTTCCCCAGGGGAGCGGCATCACCCCGACGAGGGCACCGACCGCCAGCGCCCGGGCCGCTGGGCCGGGCCCGAGACCGTCACCGAGGAGTTTCAGCAGGGGATCGAGCAGGCGCCGCCGCAACCATTCGCGGTAGCAGTGGACGGCGGCGCCCGGTTCAGATGCGTTCGCGATGGACATGGAAGGAGAGGGTCGCGCCGGTTACGGCGCTGCGCCCGGTATAGAGAAAGATCACCAGCCAAAGTGCCTGCAGGGCGAGGAGCAGCGCCGGCTGCCAGAGGGCAGCCAGCCCGGCGCCGAGGTCGGGGCGCAGCGTGGCGGGAGCGGCGAAGTACCAGGCCATGGCCAGAGCGTAGGGGATGGCCGCCAGACCCATCCACTGGTAGGCCGAGAAGGACTGGTCGCCACGGTAGTCGGCGCGCAGCAGCTCGGAAGCGACCCGCCACCCCTGTGTCACCAGGGTGCCGAGGAGGAAGGCGAGGGCGAAGTGGCCGGCGAGAAAAAGGCCGATATTGAGCAGCCCGGTCGTCACATAAAGAGTCGCGGTGAGCATCTGCACCGGCACCACCGGCTTTCCGGCGAGGCCGCTGGCATAGGCGATCTTCTTCAGTTCCCCGGAAAAGACCAGCGGCCGGCGCCCGAAGAGACGCCGCAGCAACGGTCCGCATTCCTCCAGCGGCTTGCCGTAGCAGCAGCCGAAGCTGAGGCAGGCGAGGCGCCCGAGCCCTTCGCCGAAGGCATAAGCGGTGACGATCGCCGCCAGCGTCGCCAGGATCGGCAACGGCCGGTCACCTTCGGCCCAGGGGAGGAGATTGGCCAGCCCGACCACCCAGGGAGCAACCAGGGTCCCGACGAAGACGGCGCCGCCGACGGTGAAGGTGTGGGCCTTCCCTTCCACCAGCCAGGCGACCACCCTGGAGGCCGGCACGCAGATGCCGAGCATCAGGATGGCTACGGTCAGCACCGCCGCCAGGGGGGCGTGCAAAGCTCCGAGCAGCAGGAAAAGGATGGCCGTCGCCACCAGGTAGGCGTTGGCGGTGAGCAGGCCGTACCAGGTCAGGTTGAGGCCCTGCCAGGCCCCGTCGGCATTCCGGCGCCGCGGCAGGGCCGCAAAGATCTGCCAGTTCTCCCGGGGCAGGGTACGCACTCCCCAGGCGAGAAGGCCATAGCAGAAGAGCGCCAGCAGCAGCACGAAGAGGGTCGGGTTCATGTCGGGGACTCCTCCTTGCGCAGGCTCGGCCGGGTCGCCGTCGGCCAGTCGAGAAGGTCGCCGAGGGAGGCCTCGGAGGCTTCGGCCAGGTAACGCAGCCCCCAGTAGAGCCCGAGGGTGGCGCCGAGCAGGAGGAGGAGCAGGGTCATCGGGTTCATGGTCAATTCTCCTTGTCGTGAACAGGTTGGATCGTTTCGTACGGCCAGGCAAGAAGCGAACGCACCACCAGTTCGGTCTCGACCAGTGGAGTGCCGAAGCCTTGGGTGAAGCGACTGGCAACGTCGCGGCGCTGCTGATTGGCGAGCAGGTCACCGGCGAATTGGATCCGGTCCGGCTCGAAGAGCAGCACGTCGGTGCTGCTCCCCGGACGGTAGAGGCTCTTCGGCTGCCCCTTGGCGACGAACATCCCCGGTTGCAGCGGCTGCGGGTCGTCGTAGCGCGTCGTGCTGTAGCGCTGCTCCACCGCGCCGATCATCAGCGCCACCACCTCGATCATCGCCACCCGGCCGACCTGCGAACCGCCGGCAACGTCGGTGTCGATAATGGTCACTACCCGCCGGTTCTTCGAGTAGGGAGTGGCGATGGTCACCACCGCCTGCGGGTTGCAGGAGTGGTAGCTGCCGTCGAGCTCGTAGATTTCAGAGACCTCACCGGAGACCGGCAGGTGGTTGTAATGGTACTTGTCCGGGGTGAGGCGAAAGACCGCGAAGTCGCCGCCGGCGAAGACCGCCTGCCAGCCCCGCCGGGTTTCGCCGAGCAATTCCGCAAAGGAGAAGAACTTGTCCTTGAGAAAGAGATGGCTGGTCTCCCGGCAGGAGCCGACGATCACCCGGGCGTCGGCCGGCGAGACGATCGCCGCCGGATCTTCCGGCAGCGGCCGGCATTCCCAGTAGCGGATGCGCCGCTCGAAGACCTTGCGCGCGGTGTCGAGCGCCTCGGGCGGATCGAGGCACTCGCCGAGGTCGACCCCGCATTCGCACAAGAAGCGGCGATTGCCGGCGACCCGGGTCGCCAGCGCCAGGTCGTAGTTAAAGAAGCCGAGCAGCGCGCTGCTGCGCGCCCCGGTCAACAGGTTGAAGAGGGCCGGCGCCCGTTCCCGCAGCGGGTGGTAGAGAAAGCGCACCAGCTGGTCGCCGAAGAGGCGCTCGGCACGCACCGCGCCGCTAGAGCGCTCGATGTAGTGATGAGCGAAGGTCATGATCGTCCTTGTCGTGGCTCGCGGTCGCGCCCGCGGAATCGTCGGCGGCGACGGTCAAAAGGAGCAGGCCGATCAGGCGCTGCAGCGTCGCGGCGGAGGCGCTGCCGTCGAGCACTTCCTGGCAGAAGCCGGCCCAGGAGTGCCCCGGTCCCTGGGGGAGCAGTTCACCCAGAGCCCGGCGCAGGGGCTCTGCAAGGGTGGGCGTGAGCCGGACCAGGTCGGCGGCCAGTTCACCGAGAGCCGCACGCAGCTGGGTCCGGCGCAGCTCTTCGCGGTAATAGCGCTCGGCGGCGAGGTTGAATTCCCGGGCCGGTACCCGCATCGGGTTGCCGGCCCCCAGGGTTCCGAGAATACCGGCCGTCAGCCGGCCGGCCGCTCCGTGCAGCGCCGGTTCCTCAAGGCGCCGGGAAAAATCGTCCAGGACATCACCGACGCCGAGGCTCTCGACCAGGTCGGCGGCTTCTTCCCGCAGCATCTCGAGCAGGGTCCGCTGGTATTCCAGTACCGGCACCCGGAAATAGCCCGGATAGCGGCTGCTCGGTCGCACCTTGCGGGTGCGCTGCAGGATGCGCCGCAACAAGAGGTTGCGGCTGCTGCGGCGGACGTAGAAGGTCGGGATGCCGGCGGCGGCGAAGAAGAAGATCTGCCGGCGCTCGCTCTCCGTCACCGGGTCGTCGGGAACCAGGCGGTGATGGAGGCGGCCGGTCGCCATCTGCCGGTAGGCGAAGGTGGTCACCAGGGTCTGCAGCGCCGCCGCTGCAGCGAGATCGGCTCCCAGGTCGGGAAAGAGGCTGTAGTGACGCCCCTCGAAACCGGAGAAGCCCATTGCCGCGAACTGGCGCTGGCGGCAGAGGAGATAGAGGGACATCTGCGGATCGAAGGCGCCCAGCGCCGCCAGGTCACCCTTGAGCCGCTCGTGGTTGCCCAGGCGACCGTCCAGCGCCGGGCTCGCCCAGGTCGAAAGGAGCGCTGCCGGATAGTCGATGAGGCGGGCATCGGGGATGAAATCACCGCGCAGGCCAAAGCCGGCGCTCAGGGACTGATCGAGCCACCCGGGACCGAACGGGGTCAGCGACCGGCCGCAGATCGCCAGGTCGGCCTTCTTGCGCCAGCGCCGCCAGAGCATGCGCAGGTGGGTGTAATCGAGCTCGTGAGGAAGAAAACCGAGGGCGAGTTCCGGATGGAAATCGGAAAATCCCATGCGTGAGGGGGCGGCGCTGCAGGTACCGACGAAGAGGGGGAGAAAATGCTCGATGCACTTGATGGCAAGGTCGCCGGCATACTTCTCCTCCGCCGCGCCGAAACCCGAGGCCGGGTCGGCCACGGCGGCGCTGAGCAGGCGGCTGCCGAGACTGATGTGGGTGCCGTTGTTGGCGAGGCTGGTGTTGGAGACGTTGGGGAGGACCACCAGGTTGTTGGTGATGATCCCCGCCTCGCGCAGCTTGGCCACCGCCTGCAGCTGGCTGCGGCTCAGCACCTGGTGACAGAGTTCCATGTAGCGGTGCTTCTTCTCGCCCTGGTCCCAGCCCGACAGGCAGGGGCTCATGAAGAGCTCGCGGTAAAAGCCGTCGGCGATCAGGCCGTTGAGTTCGCGCTGCCGCACCGGAGTCTGCGGCGCGAAGTAAATGCGCGCCTGCTGGCCACTTTCGGTCAGGCCGAAGCGACGATTGGCGTATTCAACGATCAGTTGCGAAAGGAGATAACGCCGGGCAGTCTCGCGGGCCAGTGGCGCCCCGTAGCCGGGACCGGGTACTAGGGAAAGCACGCGAAAAGAAAAGGTTTCGGGGCTGGTGTTGTCGCTGAGAAAATGCGCCAGCAGGCGCTCGCCGCAGGTAGCGAGGGGGCGCGGCAGGCCGCCGTCGGCGGCGATGGCGTCGGCCAACCCGAGCTTGAGCAGGTAGCTGACGGGGATCCGCAACTGCTCTTCGCCCTGCTGCTGGATGACGAAGCGTGCGACGTCAGTGCGCTGACCGGCTGCCGGATCCCCCTTGTCGGCGAGCAGATCGTGCTCCAGGACCGCCCCGGCGGCGGGGGCGAGCAGCCGGCGCGGGAATCGGACCCAGCTGTTTTCCCAGACCTGCTCGCGGTTCTCGGCCAGGAACCGTTCCAGTTCACCGAGGAGTTTCGGCGAGGTGTCGCCGGCCCTGGTACGGCGGACGATATTGGCGAAGTAGTTGGAGTCGGCGATGGTCTGCGGCAGGTCGACAGATTCGCGACGGCCGATGACCACCGCCTGCAGCTCGCTCTCACCGCCGGCGGTAACATCGGCGCCGCTGAAAGGGAGCTGGCTTCCGAGTCCCCGTAACAGGCGGGGGAGATCGAACCCGGCGCGACGGGTTGAGTCGGGAAAAGTGACGAGTCGCTGGGGACGGCTGGGCATGGTCCTCCTTGCGGGGCAGCAATGCATTCTGGCTGCCTGATGGGCCAGGAAACTAATTCCCCTCTGTTCATCCGCCGCTACGGTTTGATGATTTTTTGGTTAGAGCGACAGGTCCCATGGGTCCTATAGGCCTTATAGGTCCTATGCGACCCATGGGACCATTGATCATTCCCCCTTCACCGATTTCTCATCCCGCCGCAACATGCCGCTAACCGGCTCCCGCCACGCTGCCACCACGCTAGTCTTTAACGTGGAGGAAATTCATGCCCCAGGTCCCCGAACTTACGTCCTCACCCTTCACCCTCCCCCATCAGTGGCGTCCGGTGGCCCCCATCGCCCGGCGCCTGCTCGCTCTCGACCGCTGTCAGGAGATCTATGCCGGACTTCCCGCCGACCTGCGCGGCGCTGAATTCATCAGCCGCCTGCTCGGAGCCCTGTCGCTGCGGGCCGACTGCACCCGCTCGGACCGCGAGCGCATTCCCGCACAGGGGGGGCTGCTGGTGATCGCCAACCACCCCTTCGGCGCCGCCGAAGGGCTGCTGCTCGCTCACCAGTTGCTCCAGGTCCGCTCCGACGTGCGGATTCTTGCCAACCATCTATTGAACCGTATTCCGCAACTCAAGGACCTGCTGATCGCCGTCGACCCCTTTGGCGGTCCGGGTGCCGCCCCCGGCAATCGCCAGCCGCTGCGCCAGGCGCTGCGCTGGCTGAAGGAGGGCGGCGTCCTGGTGGTCTTCCCCGCCGGCGAGGTCTCGCACCTCCAGGTCGGCCGCAACGGGGTCAGCGATCCGCCCTGGGCGGAGAATCTCGCCGGACTGGTCCGCTGCAGCGGCGTCCCGGTGCTGCCGGTCTGGTTCGGTGGCGGCAACGGCGCCACCTTCCAGCTGGCCGGCCTGCTCCACCGGCGCCTGCGCACCGCCCTGCTGCCGCGCCAACTCCTCAACAAGCGCTGCCGCACCCTGCCGATGCGCATCGGCGGGGTGATAGGCGCCGACAAGCTTGCCGGCTTTTCCAATGACGCCGCCCTGGTCGATTACCTGCGACTGCGCACCTACCTCCTCGGCAGCCGTTCCCAGCCCCGCAGCGGCGAACGCGGGGACGCGGCGCGGCCGCAGGCGCCGCTGGTGCCGGCACGCATCCCGGAGGCCCTGGCCGCCGAAGTCGCCGCTCTCGGCGCCGAACAGCGCCTCACCGGCAGTGGCGAGCTCGAAGTCTATCTTGCCGACGCCCGTCAGATTCCGCAGCTGCTGCTGGAGATCGGTCGGCTGCGCGAGGTCACTTTTCGCGCCGTCGGCGAAGGAACCGGCCGCGAACTCGATCTCGACGAGTATGACAACCACTACCAGCATCTCTTTCTCTGGAACGCCAGGCGCCGGGAAGTGGCCGGCGCCTACCGCATCGGCCGGGTCGACCCGCAGCGGGGTCTCCCCCCCGAACGCTTCTATACCCACACCCTGTTCCGCTACGGCGCACAATTCCTGGAACGCCTCGGCCCGGCCCTGGAGCTGGGCCGCTCCTTCGTGCGTCCCGAATACCAGCGCCAGTTCGCGCCGCTGCTGCTGCTCTGGAAGGGGATCGGCGCCTTCCTCGTCCGCAACCCCCATTACCGGGCCCTGTTCGGACCGGTCAGCATCAGCCAGGACTACAGCCAGCTGTCAAAGGAGCTCCTCACCGATGCCCTGCGCGTCAACTGCTTCTCTCCTGACCTGGCCCGGCTGGTGGCGCCGCGTACCCCGATCCGGCTGCAACCTCCGGCGGTGGCTGGTTGCGACCGCGGCCTGTTGCAGGCTTTGGGCCGGGATCTCGCCGCGGTCGAGGAGCTGATCGCCGAAATCGAGCCGGGACCGGGGGGGATCCCGGTGCTGCTGCGCCACTACCTCGGCCTCGGCGGCCGGGTCCTCGCTTTCAACCTCGACAAGGAATTTTCCGACGTCGTCGATGCCCTGGTGGTGGTCGACCTCAACCAAACCGACTTCAAGACCCTTACCCGCTACCTCGGGCGGGAGGGGGCCGCAACGTTCCGCGACTATCCGGAAAACCACGGCGGCGGTCATGCCGCCTGTGCCTGAGTCCTTCACAGGAGGGTGCAATCGGCCGGTTCCCATGGAGCCGGCCCTTTTTTCGTGACATCGATTCCTGGCTGCTTGCCGGTCCCGGACGGCCACCCAGAACACAAACAACACAATTATTATTTTTCGCTAACCCTTATCTCACCAGGCCCCGCCAAGCTCCCCCCATCGACCCTGACGGGTCCCAACCCTATCGATGGAGGAGTAGAAGCATGAACTTGCAGCGCATGATGTTCCTGGCCCCCTGGTTTCTGGCCGCCGCCCTGCTCGGCGGTTGCGGCGACAGCGATTCCAGCTCCACAGCCACCCCGAGCGCCCAGACCCAAGCCACCACGAAGAATGTCATTCTCGTCATTGGCGACGGCATGCAGGAGGAGAGCGAGCGGGCCGGCAGCCTCTACCTGACCGGCACCAGCCGCGGCCTGACCTTCCACGCCCTGCCGGTCCAGGGCTTCGTCACGACCTGGGATGTGACCACCTACGACCGCTACGCCTGGGATCTCGGCATGGCGCAATACGACCCGGCCACCTTCAAGCCGGTCGTCGGCTACGACACCAACCGCGGCGGCACCATGCCCTACCCCGAAGTCGCCTGGGGGGACGACAACTATTTCCTGACCAAGCTCAATGCCTGGGGCGGGACCGGTCCCAAGGAACCGGCCACCGACTCGGCTTCGGCCGGAACCGCCATGGCGACCGGGATCAAGACCGACGATGGCAACATCGCCTGGCGCTCCGGCGACCCGGCTGACGGCGCCCTGGAGACGATCGCCGAAAAGATGCGCACCCAGAAGGGTGCGGCGATCGGCGTCGTCAGCACCGTGCAGTTCTCCCATGCCACCCCGGCGACCTTCGTCTCCCACAACGTCAATCGCAACAACTACGGCGAGATCGCCGCCGAGATCATCAACACCGTCAAGCCCGAGGTGGTGATCGGCGGCGGGCATCCAAACTGGAAGTCCGGCAATATCGACCCCGCCGATTATGCCGCGCTGGTCGACGGCAGCGCCGGCTACACCCTGGTCGAGCGCACGGCCGGCGTCGATGGCGGCACCGCCCTGCTTGCCGCCGCCGCGACCCTCCCTGTCAACGGGCGCCTCTTCGGTCTCTTTGGCGGCAGCGGCGGCAATTTCGAGTACCCGGTCCCGACCACCGACGGCAGCGCCGTCGTCAATCGCGGCTCGATCGAGAACCCGACCCTCGCCCAGGCGAGCGAGGCCGCCCTCGAAGTCCTCGCCCGCGACCCCGACGGCTTTTTCCTGATGGTCGAGCAGGGGGACATCGATTGGGCCAACCATGCCAACAACTACACCGACATGATCGGCACCATCGATGACCTCGACAAGGCGGTTGCCCGGATTATCGCCTTCGTCGATCAGCCCGGCGACAGCATCGACTGGAACAACACCCTGCTCATCGTCACCACCGACCATGGCAACAGCTACCTGCGCCTCCTCGATGAGGCGGCGCTGCGCAACGGCCAGATTCCGGCCGATCTGACCGGCATCGTCAGCTATGGCACCGGCAACCACACCAACGAGCTGGTCAACTACTACTCCCGCGGCGCCGGCAGCGAACTTTTCGCCGACTTCGCGGGGGAATGGTATCCGGGAACGCAAATCATCGACAACACCCGCATTCATAGCGTCATGCAGCGGGCGGCAGGGGTGCAATAGATTCCTGCCATTTCAGCATGGCGTCTCCCTCGGGGAG is a window encoding:
- a CDS encoding lysophospholipid acyltransferase family protein, with translation MPQVPELTSSPFTLPHQWRPVAPIARRLLALDRCQEIYAGLPADLRGAEFISRLLGALSLRADCTRSDRERIPAQGGLLVIANHPFGAAEGLLLAHQLLQVRSDVRILANHLLNRIPQLKDLLIAVDPFGGPGAAPGNRQPLRQALRWLKEGGVLVVFPAGEVSHLQVGRNGVSDPPWAENLAGLVRCSGVPVLPVWFGGGNGATFQLAGLLHRRLRTALLPRQLLNKRCRTLPMRIGGVIGADKLAGFSNDAALVDYLRLRTYLLGSRSQPRSGERGDAARPQAPLVPARIPEALAAEVAALGAEQRLTGSGELEVYLADARQIPQLLLEIGRLREVTFRAVGEGTGRELDLDEYDNHYQHLFLWNARRREVAGAYRIGRVDPQRGLPPERFYTHTLFRYGAQFLERLGPALELGRSFVRPEYQRQFAPLLLLWKGIGAFLVRNPHYRALFGPVSISQDYSQLSKELLTDALRVNCFSPDLARLVAPRTPIRLQPPAVAGCDRGLLQALGRDLAAVEELIAEIEPGPGGIPVLLRHYLGLGGRVLAFNLDKEFSDVVDALVVVDLNQTDFKTLTRYLGREGAATFRDYPENHGGGHAACA
- a CDS encoding alkaline phosphatase, which translates into the protein MNLQRMMFLAPWFLAAALLGGCGDSDSSSTATPSAQTQATTKNVILVIGDGMQEESERAGSLYLTGTSRGLTFHALPVQGFVTTWDVTTYDRYAWDLGMAQYDPATFKPVVGYDTNRGGTMPYPEVAWGDDNYFLTKLNAWGGTGPKEPATDSASAGTAMATGIKTDDGNIAWRSGDPADGALETIAEKMRTQKGAAIGVVSTVQFSHATPATFVSHNVNRNNYGEIAAEIINTVKPEVVIGGGHPNWKSGNIDPADYAALVDGSAGYTLVERTAGVDGGTALLAAAATLPVNGRLFGLFGGSGGNFEYPVPTTDGSAVVNRGSIENPTLAQASEAALEVLARDPDGFFLMVEQGDIDWANHANNYTDMIGTIDDLDKAVARIIAFVDQPGDSIDWNNTLLIVTTDHGNSYLRLLDEAALRNGQIPADLTGIVSYGTGNHTNELVNYYSRGAGSELFADFAGEWYPGTQIIDNTRIHSVMQRAAGVQ
- a CDS encoding DUF2971 domain-containing protein; protein product: MLRNITARLYADRPDETLYHYTTLRGLLGIIGSRTLWASDIRYLNDSAEMKHAADLIKREIARRIAAGHPNPKLLNQFQYWVGHRVTHGHMLFSASFRSNGNLLSQWRGYSTHGKGVSIGFDPEQIVALARAQDFQVGRCIYAPARQQELIGTVVDAVEAVAEEQGECTDPERRSPDQSYHDSFELVESDLLRIAAILKHPSFQEEDEWRVVSPVFSDLATAPIHFREGTSMLVPYLEFGLTTGEETLQLEHLFLGPSPNISISMNSLELCLAHHGIRPAAGISYCQIPYRQR
- a CDS encoding TnpV protein produces the protein MDQLNRFGRMRLDYLTTCRPDLLLRIEREGRLQEHLLALQRHIDWELEQMMAAGLEEEKAESYLLGEFLHNPDLV
- a CDS encoding DUF2062 domain-containing protein, whose amino-acid sequence is MSIANASEPGAAVHCYREWLRRRLLDPLLKLLGDGLGPGPAARALAVGALVGVMPLPWGTSLLCLVVALPLRLNPLAVQAGNYAAWPLQLLLAWPYLRLGGAWFPAATPVAATDDLLHTLANAGGAALCAWALTAPLLLPLLYAVSLRLVVALGARA
- a CDS encoding phosphatidylserine decarboxylase; its protein translation is MTFAHHYIERSSGAVRAERLFGDQLVRFLYHPLRERAPALFNLLTGARSSALLGFFNYDLALATRVAGNRRFLCECGVDLGECLDPPEALDTARKVFERRIRYWECRPLPEDPAAIVSPADARVIVGSCRETSHLFLKDKFFSFAELLGETRRGWQAVFAGGDFAVFRLTPDKYHYNHLPVSGEVSEIYELDGSYHSCNPQAVVTIATPYSKNRRVVTIIDTDVAGGSQVGRVAMIEVVALMIGAVEQRYSTTRYDDPQPLQPGMFVAKGQPKSLYRPGSSTDVLLFEPDRIQFAGDLLANQQRRDVASRFTQGFGTPLVETELVVRSLLAWPYETIQPVHDKEN
- a CDS encoding DNA polymerase Y family protein, with amino-acid sequence MPRDILHLQIPAFAVAVARVVDSSLRGRPVAVAPGHSERALLQCVSAEAAADGVFAGMPLFQARRRCPALLLLPPDPELLGRAGRALLAVSAAYSPLIEPAAAGRLFLDLTGCGRLLGPGRDAAARLERELAARLHLAGSVGVAGNKLVSRIAAGYLERPGVCDVLRGAEEGFLGPLPVTVLPGIGAARQLALTQELNLRRVEELARLSIAQLRLPFGPLAPLLHQRARGIDPSPVLPPRQAPGVVEEAFLSREENDDELLLAELCRLAESCGRRLRRQGAGTAELALTLFYVDGVREECRQRLPAAQNHDLVLLAAAEELFRRACSRRLRVKGLRLACTRLGPVSPQVDLFTAAGPSPHQLALQQAIDALRDRYGMQVLRRGRALVT
- the lexA gene encoding transcriptional repressor LexA, yielding MSPLTPKQKAVLDFILAHTEREGYAPSQQEIARAFGFSSLGTVQNYLVRLEREGALSRDWNARRGLRVLRPQGAALELPLAGTVAAGKPIEAIATADTIEVPPSMVGPGENFVLRVRGDSMIGDGILDGDYVVVRKQARAESGQTVVALINGEATVKRLLQKGAVVELHPANPALQPILLDGSEEFRIEGVVVGVIRHCI
- a CDS encoding prolipoprotein diacylglyceryl transferase family protein; translation: MNPTLFVLLLALFCYGLLAWGVRTLPRENWQIFAALPRRRNADGAWQGLNLTWYGLLTANAYLVATAILFLLLGALHAPLAAVLTVAILMLGICVPASRVVAWLVEGKAHTFTVGGAVFVGTLVAPWVVGLANLLPWAEGDRPLPILATLAAIVTAYAFGEGLGRLACLSFGCCYGKPLEECGPLLRRLFGRRPLVFSGELKKIAYASGLAGKPVVPVQMLTATLYVTTGLLNIGLFLAGHFALAFLLGTLVTQGWRVASELLRADYRGDQSFSAYQWMGLAAIPYALAMAWYFAAPATLRPDLGAGLAALWQPALLLALQALWLVIFLYTGRSAVTGATLSFHVHRERI